One region of Endozoicomonas sp. Mp262 genomic DNA includes:
- a CDS encoding M18 family aminopeptidase: protein MNQHDFNQQLLDFLHASPTPYHAVKNMGEKLEAHGFQKLSESDSWSLTTGGRYYVTRNDSSIVAFVMGKADKGFRMVGAHTDFPCLKVKPTPELTRNGYLQLGVEVYGGALLNPWFDRDLSLAGRVQYITTDNRLTSQLINFEKAIATVPSLAIHLDREANKQRSINPQTDIPPVLFQLGKDEKADFRALLKEHLISEGHTDCQEVMEFDLSFYDTQRPAIIGMRDEFIASARLDNLLSCFVGLQSLINHKESETTALMVCNDHEEIGSNSATGAQGPLLKNILERIAGPGEALTRAMSQSMIISADNAHAIHPNFSDRHDGNHQPQINQGPVLKINANHRYATSDETASIYKMLSRQVGAGVQYFVTRTDLACGSTIGPLTEGELGLRTLDIGLPTFGMHSIRELAGTKDACQLAEVLNLFFELTELPC from the coding sequence ATGAACCAGCACGATTTCAACCAGCAGTTACTCGATTTTCTTCATGCTTCTCCCACCCCTTACCATGCGGTAAAAAATATGGGTGAGAAGCTTGAGGCCCATGGATTTCAAAAGCTATCTGAATCCGATAGCTGGTCCCTGACCACCGGCGGCCGTTATTATGTCACCCGTAATGACTCATCCATTGTCGCCTTTGTTATGGGAAAGGCCGATAAAGGCTTCCGCATGGTGGGTGCCCATACCGACTTCCCCTGCCTGAAAGTAAAGCCAACGCCGGAATTAACCAGGAACGGCTACCTGCAGCTGGGCGTAGAAGTTTATGGTGGCGCCCTGCTTAACCCATGGTTTGACCGTGATCTCTCCCTGGCAGGCCGGGTGCAATACATCACCACCGATAACCGCCTCACCAGCCAGCTGATCAACTTCGAAAAAGCCATTGCCACTGTCCCCAGTCTGGCCATACACCTTGACCGGGAAGCCAATAAGCAGCGTTCTATTAACCCACAGACTGATATCCCACCCGTACTTTTCCAGCTGGGCAAAGACGAGAAAGCGGATTTCAGGGCATTATTGAAAGAGCACCTGATCAGTGAAGGCCATACGGATTGCCAGGAAGTGATGGAATTTGACCTGTCCTTCTACGATACCCAGCGACCTGCCATTATTGGTATGCGGGATGAATTTATTGCCAGCGCCCGACTGGACAACCTGCTGAGCTGCTTTGTGGGCTTACAATCCCTGATTAACCATAAAGAAAGCGAAACAACCGCCCTGATGGTGTGCAATGATCACGAAGAAATAGGCAGCAATTCAGCCACCGGCGCCCAGGGACCGCTGCTGAAAAATATACTTGAACGAATCGCAGGCCCGGGGGAAGCTCTGACCAGGGCCATGAGCCAGTCCATGATTATCTCTGCCGATAATGCCCATGCCATTCACCCTAATTTCAGTGACCGTCATGATGGCAACCATCAGCCTCAAATTAACCAGGGGCCCGTGCTCAAGATTAATGCTAACCATCGCTACGCCACCAGCGATGAAACAGCGAGCATTTATAAAATGCTGAGCAGGCAGGTGGGGGCGGGTGTCCAGTACTTTGTTACCCGAACCGACCTGGCCTGTGGCAGCACCATTGGCCCACTGACTGAGGGAGAACTGGGTCTGCGCACCCTGGATATCGGCCTGCCAACCTTCGGCATGCACTCTATCCGTGAGTTAGCCGGAACAAAAGATGCCTGCCAGCTGGCTGAAGTACTGAACCTGTTTTTTGAACTGACCGAGCTGCCTTGTTAA
- a CDS encoding TRZ/ATZ family hydrolase gives MHKKQAVDLLVTASWVIPVIPEGQVYKDYAIAINQQKIVGLSPQSEVGQKYHYSERVDLPGQVVMPGLINAHGHIPMSLFRGMADDYELMTWLEQHIWPAEQKWLGEAFVHDGAELAMAEMLLSGSTCFQDMYLFPEVTARIAGKVGMRSQISPVIFDFPSAWGKGPDDYIEKILDLYSAYKDSSLVTIGLGPHAPYTVGDRTLERVAAIAETFNMPVQMHVHETADEVASAIEETGMRPLQRLEKLGLLSPRFQAVHMTQIDKTDIALLVDSGSHVIHCPESNLKLASGFCPSHQLITAGVNVALGSDGAASNNDLDLFGELKTAALIAKAVASDATAVDAHKALAIATINGAAALGMSDKVGSIEPGKEADLIAVNLSHVSSQPVYDPASLLVYGNCGHKVSHVWIAGQCQVKEGKLTQFDWADLCNRAESWQLKIAT, from the coding sequence ATGCATAAAAAACAAGCAGTTGATTTGCTGGTTACTGCCAGCTGGGTTATCCCCGTTATTCCTGAAGGCCAGGTTTATAAAGATTACGCTATTGCCATTAATCAGCAGAAGATTGTTGGTTTAAGCCCTCAGTCAGAGGTCGGGCAGAAGTATCATTATTCAGAAAGAGTAGATTTGCCTGGACAGGTGGTGATGCCCGGGTTAATCAATGCCCATGGTCATATACCCATGTCGCTATTTAGAGGAATGGCCGACGACTATGAATTGATGACCTGGCTTGAACAGCATATCTGGCCAGCGGAACAGAAATGGTTGGGTGAAGCATTTGTTCATGACGGTGCTGAATTGGCGATGGCCGAGATGCTGTTATCGGGTAGTACCTGTTTTCAAGATATGTATTTATTTCCTGAGGTAACGGCGCGTATTGCGGGTAAGGTGGGAATGCGTTCGCAGATTAGCCCGGTCATTTTTGACTTTCCGTCTGCATGGGGTAAAGGGCCTGATGACTACATTGAAAAAATACTGGACCTGTATAGTGCTTATAAAGACAGCTCGCTTGTAACCATTGGCCTGGGGCCGCATGCACCCTATACCGTAGGGGACAGGACGCTGGAGCGTGTGGCAGCCATTGCTGAAACATTCAATATGCCGGTGCAAATGCATGTGCATGAGACCGCTGATGAGGTTGCTTCTGCCATAGAGGAAACAGGAATGCGACCTTTGCAGCGGCTGGAAAAGCTGGGGTTGCTTTCACCCAGGTTTCAGGCAGTGCATATGACCCAGATTGATAAGACAGATATAGCATTGCTGGTGGATAGTGGCAGTCATGTGATTCATTGTCCAGAGTCAAACCTGAAGCTGGCTAGCGGTTTTTGCCCAAGCCATCAGTTGATCACGGCAGGTGTCAATGTGGCCCTGGGATCAGATGGGGCGGCCAGTAATAATGACCTTGACTTATTTGGAGAGTTGAAGACGGCGGCATTGATCGCGAAAGCGGTAGCCAGTGATGCCACTGCCGTTGATGCCCATAAAGCCCTGGCAATAGCCACAATAAATGGTGCAGCAGCATTGGGTATGAGTGATAAGGTGGGGTCGATTGAACCGGGCAAAGAGGCTGACCTGATTGCAGTGAATCTATCTCATGTGTCCAGTCAGCCGGTTTATGACCCGGCTTCTTTGCTGGTCTATGGCAATTGTGGACACAAAGTAAGCCATGTCTGGATTGCCGGTCAGTGCCAGGTAAAAGAGGGCAAGCTCACTCAGTTTGATTGGGCTGACCTCTGTAATAGAGCAGAATCATGGCAATTAAAAATTGCTACATAA
- a CDS encoding DUF3343 domain-containing protein, which yields MARQFLLLENTRAVIQAENHLKELNIPCRVMPVPRAISSECGMCLEITPPVKEPQLEKIKALALPSTIVALD from the coding sequence ATGGCAAGACAATTTCTTCTTCTGGAAAATACTCGAGCTGTTATACAGGCTGAAAACCACCTTAAGGAACTGAACATACCTTGCCGGGTCATGCCAGTGCCCCGTGCCATATCATCGGAATGCGGAATGTGCCTGGAGATCACACCTCCGGTAAAAGAGCCTCAATTGGAAAAAATTAAGGCCCTTGCCTTGCCGAGTACAATTGTAGCGTTAGATTAA
- a CDS encoding aminotransferase class V-fold PLP-dependent enzyme, which yields MKRLTYFDNSATSFPKPPAVAAAISHYLTEIGGSYGRSANTRTFTVARTIEQCRDALAQELGVSQAENIGFTANATQAANTVINGLDLEGGRVLISPMEHNAIARPLEALRLAGKITVEPLPAHPDGTIDCDRIHVPEDTRLVIINHQSNVNGVTQPLETLRKTIHSAPVMIDASQSLGKHNFLAEQWGLDFVVFTGHKGLMGPTGTGGFWAKNPERISPLLLGGTGSNSEHLSMPDSLPDRFEAGTPNIAGLFGLEAALANKPEQAYTQSNLHELLAAIRDIPAFQLYAATNPRQQGSLFSLTHESMDSGELAWKLDSLFGIETRSGLHCAPLAHQHLGTAPSGTCRISLSPYHTADDLGYLLEAFQELA from the coding sequence ATGAAACGGCTCACCTATTTCGATAATAGCGCCACCAGTTTTCCCAAACCTCCAGCCGTGGCCGCTGCCATTAGTCATTATCTCACCGAGATTGGTGGCAGCTACGGTCGCTCTGCCAATACCCGGACCTTTACCGTAGCCCGAACAATCGAGCAATGTCGTGATGCCCTGGCACAAGAGCTGGGTGTCAGCCAGGCAGAAAATATCGGATTCACGGCCAATGCCACCCAGGCCGCCAATACTGTGATCAACGGACTTGACCTTGAGGGTGGCCGGGTATTGATTTCACCCATGGAACACAATGCCATTGCCCGTCCCCTGGAAGCCCTGCGCCTGGCTGGAAAGATCACAGTGGAACCACTGCCAGCCCATCCCGATGGCACCATAGACTGTGACCGGATTCATGTACCTGAGGATACCCGCCTGGTTATCATCAATCATCAAAGCAATGTCAATGGTGTTACCCAGCCCCTTGAAACACTCCGGAAAACCATTCATTCAGCACCCGTCATGATTGATGCCTCTCAATCCCTGGGCAAGCATAACTTCCTGGCCGAGCAATGGGGGCTGGATTTTGTCGTATTTACAGGCCATAAAGGTTTAATGGGACCAACGGGAACTGGAGGGTTCTGGGCAAAAAATCCCGAGCGGATCAGCCCTTTACTACTGGGCGGAACCGGCAGCAACAGCGAGCACCTGTCCATGCCGGATAGCCTGCCAGATCGATTTGAAGCTGGTACACCCAATATTGCCGGCTTATTCGGCCTTGAAGCAGCCCTTGCCAACAAGCCAGAGCAAGCTTATACCCAAAGTAACCTGCATGAACTGCTGGCTGCCATTAGAGATATTCCTGCCTTTCAACTCTATGCTGCCACCAACCCCAGGCAGCAAGGCAGCCTGTTTTCCCTGACACACGAGAGCATGGATAGCGGTGAACTGGCCTGGAAACTGGACTCCCTGTTTGGCATAGAGACCCGTTCAGGACTCCACTGCGCGCCTCTGGCTCATCAACACCTGGGCACGGCACCATCAGGAACCTGCCGTATATCACTATCGCCCTACCATACGGCAGATGACCTGGGTTACTTGCTTGAAGCCTTTCAAGAGTTGGCTTGA
- the yedF gene encoding sulfurtransferase-like selenium metabolism protein YedF, which translates to MIESGDGYVIAFKRDQMGSGSDELGATLIKAYINSLLELNNKPSTLVFYNGGVKLATYGSGVEESLAALESQGIKLLLCGTCVNHFELKAKLAAGEISNMYTISETLAQASHVVYP; encoded by the coding sequence ATGATCGAATCTGGTGACGGCTATGTAATTGCCTTCAAAAGAGATCAAATGGGAAGTGGCAGCGATGAGCTGGGAGCCACGTTGATCAAGGCTTATATCAACTCATTGCTGGAGTTGAACAATAAACCCTCTACCCTGGTGTTTTACAACGGCGGCGTTAAACTGGCCACCTATGGCAGCGGTGTAGAAGAAAGCCTGGCAGCGTTGGAAAGCCAGGGCATTAAACTGCTACTATGCGGCACCTGTGTTAATCACTTTGAATTAAAAGCAAAGCTGGCTGCGGGTGAAATCTCCAATATGTACACAATTTCCGAAACCCTGGCCCAAGCCAGTCACGTGGTTTACCCCTGA
- a CDS encoding substrate-binding domain-containing protein has protein sequence MKLSKVLAGAILAVSSLSATYSIADNSPTKSGTGMDIWFDTGGPVGGAYNTVVQNGAQQACIDLGCNIRFLYSDWSPQKMIENFSKALGSKPDGIVVMGHPGDDAFARLIKEARDSGIQVTSSDTELPRIMSEYRSEGFGYAGTDNRTRGTMLASETLRRFSLKAGDRALVWGLKSKPNRGLSTQGMLDTLKEAGLSVDYMEISAELDKDPTLGMPLMTAYLSRHPDTKLIMIDHGALTGQLENFLRAAGVQPDKIITAGFSLSPATAAAVKRGYVDLVGDGQPFLQGYLPVIQLVLSKRFGFSGLEVDTGGGFISRDNIDVIAPLAKKGLR, from the coding sequence GTGAAACTATCCAAAGTACTGGCTGGTGCTATTCTGGCAGTCAGTTCTCTCTCTGCGACTTATTCCATTGCAGATAACTCCCCGACTAAAAGTGGCACAGGCATGGATATCTGGTTTGATACCGGTGGTCCTGTGGGTGGTGCCTATAACACCGTTGTGCAAAATGGCGCGCAACAGGCCTGTATTGACCTGGGCTGTAATATCCGGTTTCTGTATTCAGACTGGAGTCCTCAAAAAATGATTGAGAACTTCAGTAAGGCATTGGGTTCAAAACCGGATGGTATTGTGGTGATGGGGCATCCCGGAGACGATGCTTTTGCCAGGCTGATTAAAGAGGCCCGGGACAGTGGCATTCAGGTAACCTCCAGTGATACCGAGCTGCCCCGTATAATGAGCGAGTACCGCAGCGAAGGCTTTGGTTATGCCGGGACGGATAATAGAACCAGGGGTACGATGCTTGCCAGTGAAACACTACGCCGTTTTTCATTAAAGGCGGGTGACCGCGCCCTGGTCTGGGGACTGAAAAGCAAGCCCAATCGGGGGCTGTCTACCCAGGGTATGCTGGATACTTTGAAGGAAGCGGGCTTGAGCGTTGACTATATGGAAATCAGTGCCGAGCTTGATAAGGACCCAACCCTGGGGATGCCACTGATGACAGCTTACCTGTCCCGTCACCCGGATACCAAACTGATTATGATTGACCATGGCGCCCTGACCGGTCAGTTAGAGAACTTCTTACGTGCCGCCGGTGTTCAGCCGGATAAGATCATTACCGCAGGTTTCAGCCTGTCACCTGCTACGGCAGCTGCCGTGAAGCGGGGCTATGTTGACCTGGTGGGGGATGGTCAGCCTTTCCTTCAAGGGTATTTGCCGGTCATCCAGCTGGTGTTGAGCAAGCGGTTCGGGTTCTCTGGCCTGGAGGTGGATACCGGTGGCGGCTTCATTTCCCGTGACAATATTGATGTGATTGCGCCTTTGGCGAAAAAAGGACTTCGTTAA
- a CDS encoding ATP-binding cassette domain-containing protein has protein sequence MGALLELQGVNKWFSGVHALRNINFRLNKGEVVAILGDNGAGKSTLIKVISGLHRPESGKLRVRGKPVSWQQYDVNRARALGVETVYQERSLAEKQPVWRNLFVGRHLRNRFGFIDMAKEKRITARLLKQIGLRGVGISPDSPVSVLSGGERQGLAIGRAMHFDADIIILDEPTNALSLGETSKVLSFIRQIRDSGRSCILICHTMAHVYEVADRYVFVDRGEVCYECNADEVTLESLGQQLIAIARGEYTHKERTQ, from the coding sequence ATGGGTGCCCTGCTTGAACTGCAGGGCGTGAACAAGTGGTTTAGCGGTGTTCATGCCCTTCGAAATATTAATTTTCGCCTGAATAAAGGTGAAGTAGTCGCAATTCTTGGTGATAACGGTGCCGGTAAATCAACCTTAATCAAGGTGATTTCAGGCCTTCACCGTCCCGAGTCCGGTAAGCTGCGTGTTCGCGGAAAACCCGTCAGTTGGCAGCAGTATGATGTTAACAGGGCAAGAGCCCTGGGTGTTGAGACCGTCTACCAGGAGCGTTCCCTGGCAGAAAAGCAACCGGTTTGGCGTAACCTGTTTGTGGGGAGACACTTGCGTAACCGGTTTGGCTTTATTGATATGGCTAAAGAGAAGCGGATTACCGCCAGGCTGCTGAAGCAAATTGGACTTCGGGGTGTGGGCATTTCACCGGATTCGCCCGTTAGTGTGCTATCCGGCGGTGAACGACAGGGACTGGCTATTGGCCGGGCCATGCACTTTGACGCTGATATTATTATTCTTGATGAACCCACCAATGCCCTTTCTCTGGGAGAAACCAGTAAAGTCCTGTCATTTATTCGACAAATACGGGATTCAGGCCGATCCTGTATCCTGATTTGCCACACGATGGCCCACGTGTATGAAGTGGCGGATCGTTATGTTTTTGTGGACCGTGGTGAGGTCTGTTATGAGTGCAATGCTGATGAGGTGACCCTGGAATCCCTGGGTCAGCAGCTGATAGCCATTGCCAGGGGTGAATATACGCACAAGGAGCGCACCCAATGA
- a CDS encoding ABC transporter permease: protein MSQPPAVAALPQPVASGNNTPFWHKLYPYRHKLGTLSLLVILWLLFLVMSPETFGSSRIYLSLMTSIPFPAILALALTLMVVAGEVDMSFPAIMAFSSYIFAVTFEATGVAGLGLVAALVVGGGAGLLNALLVVRLGVPSIIATIGAQFFWYGLATLLANGIAISMVEIRETLLNSILTGRLFGWLPMQAVWCLILAVAGSLLLHRHHFGDNIRFIGDNQETARMMGVATDKTRTGLFVLVGAVSALVGVMVCNEMGSWWPTQGEGYMLLVFASVFIGGTSVFGGEGTLSGTLIGAIVIGMIEAGIIAGGLSGFWTRMVYGLIIIASVSGYAVIFKKQGQ from the coding sequence ATGAGTCAGCCTCCAGCCGTTGCGGCACTGCCACAACCCGTGGCTTCCGGTAACAATACGCCGTTCTGGCATAAACTTTACCCCTACCGCCACAAACTGGGCACATTATCCCTGCTGGTGATTTTGTGGCTGTTGTTTCTGGTTATGAGTCCGGAGACTTTCGGCTCTTCAAGGATTTATCTGTCCCTGATGACCAGTATTCCCTTCCCGGCAATACTGGCATTAGCGCTTACCCTGATGGTGGTTGCGGGGGAAGTGGATATGTCCTTTCCTGCCATCATGGCATTTTCCAGCTATATTTTTGCAGTGACCTTCGAGGCAACGGGAGTGGCTGGTCTGGGACTGGTTGCAGCCCTGGTGGTAGGCGGCGGTGCAGGGTTATTGAATGCCTTGCTGGTGGTGCGACTGGGGGTGCCTTCCATTATTGCTACTATAGGTGCGCAGTTTTTCTGGTACGGGCTGGCTACGTTATTGGCTAATGGCATTGCCATCAGCATGGTGGAAATCCGCGAGACCCTGCTAAACAGCATTCTTACCGGTCGCCTGTTTGGCTGGCTGCCTATGCAGGCTGTCTGGTGCCTGATCCTGGCCGTTGCCGGTTCACTGCTGCTCCACCGGCATCACTTTGGTGACAATATTCGTTTTATTGGCGATAACCAGGAAACCGCTAGAATGATGGGGGTTGCCACAGATAAAACCCGTACCGGCCTGTTTGTTCTGGTGGGTGCCGTGAGTGCGCTGGTAGGTGTCATGGTTTGCAATGAAATGGGTTCATGGTGGCCAACCCAGGGTGAGGGCTACATGCTGCTGGTTTTTGCTTCGGTGTTTATTGGTGGCACTTCTGTCTTTGGTGGAGAGGGCACCCTGTCTGGCACCCTGATTGGCGCTATTGTTATTGGCATGATTGAAGCCGGCATTATTGCTGGTGGCTTATCCGGTTTTTGGACTCGCATGGTTTACGGCCTGATTATTATCGCTTCGGTATCCGGTTACGCCGTGATATTTAAAAAGCAGGGTCAATAA
- the melA gene encoding alpha-galactosidase has protein sequence MKKLTIIGAGSIMFTRQLLSALFACEALPPLTIVLEDLNPQKLKETYRLIGLMVEQAGVPVTLVMTTNQKEALGGADFVISAIQVGGLEPWRLEVDIPKKYGVDQEVGDTLGSGGIFRALRQIPPTLSVARDMEGLCPNALLLNYANPLAPLTWAVNKATSIRCIGLCYGVRYTAAQLAGYLGLGVWVEHPHSPEAWQALMYHDVPEGFEYTFGGINHMTWLLDVRYQGQDLYPAIRALPDNKKAYASDGIRCEVLKMFNHWCTENHWHMSDYVPWFRKNQAMINKFLPQRWNLLELEEKVHASARYEVECQLAGDQPFRIQRNMLNAPKLIEAMLTGERVRINGNLPNQTDDGLLIANLPAECMVEVPIYVDADGLHPVKVGALPTACAALNKTNINVQELVVEAALTGNLSSAKQALAMDPVTGMACTLEQCHAMFDELLAAQKPWLTAWYQY, from the coding sequence ATGAAAAAATTAACCATTATTGGTGCGGGTAGTATTATGTTTACCCGACAACTGTTGTCGGCGTTATTTGCCTGTGAAGCACTGCCCCCCTTAACCATCGTTCTTGAAGATTTAAATCCGCAGAAGTTGAAGGAAACATACCGGCTTATTGGCCTTATGGTTGAACAGGCGGGCGTGCCTGTGACGCTGGTCATGACCACCAACCAAAAAGAGGCACTGGGCGGCGCAGACTTTGTCATCAGTGCCATTCAGGTGGGCGGTCTTGAACCCTGGCGCCTGGAAGTGGATATTCCCAAAAAATACGGGGTTGATCAGGAAGTGGGGGATACCCTGGGATCCGGGGGTATTTTCAGGGCATTGCGGCAGATTCCGCCGACACTCTCGGTTGCACGGGATATGGAAGGGCTGTGTCCCAATGCCTTACTGCTGAATTATGCGAATCCATTGGCACCTCTAACCTGGGCTGTTAATAAAGCGACATCTATCCGCTGCATCGGGCTGTGCTACGGGGTTCGCTATACTGCCGCCCAACTGGCGGGTTACCTTGGCCTGGGGGTCTGGGTGGAGCATCCGCACAGTCCTGAAGCCTGGCAGGCATTAATGTACCATGATGTACCGGAAGGCTTTGAATACACCTTTGGTGGTATCAACCATATGACCTGGTTGTTGGATGTCCGTTATCAGGGACAGGATCTTTATCCGGCCATTCGGGCATTACCCGATAATAAAAAAGCCTATGCCAGTGACGGGATACGGTGTGAAGTGCTCAAGATGTTTAACCACTGGTGTACAGAAAACCACTGGCATATGTCAGATTATGTGCCCTGGTTCCGGAAAAATCAGGCCATGATCAACAAATTTCTGCCCCAGCGCTGGAATTTGCTGGAACTGGAGGAAAAAGTCCATGCCAGTGCCAGATATGAAGTAGAGTGTCAGTTAGCGGGGGATCAACCCTTTCGAATTCAGAGAAATATGCTGAATGCCCCTAAATTAATTGAAGCCATGCTCACCGGTGAGCGGGTACGAATTAATGGTAACTTACCTAACCAGACTGATGACGGTTTGCTGATTGCTAACCTGCCCGCAGAATGTATGGTTGAAGTACCCATTTATGTGGACGCTGATGGGTTGCACCCTGTTAAAGTAGGTGCATTGCCAACAGCCTGTGCCGCCCTGAATAAAACCAATATCAATGTGCAGGAGCTGGTGGTTGAAGCGGCTTTAACCGGTAATCTTTCATCAGCTAAACAGGCATTGGCTATGGACCCGGTCACAGGAATGGCCTGCACCTTAGAACAGTGCCATGCCATGTTTGATGAGTTGCTTGCAGCCCAGAAACCCTGGTTGACTGCCTGGTATCAATATTAG